In Limisalsivibrio acetivorans, one genomic interval encodes:
- a CDS encoding energy transducer TonB, which yields MRFTALVIAVVLNLLLFYSLGILNFEDETPVQLPSDEPVRIRNVNPPETAPPSTGVDAERSPLPGLPEPSSKPVRETSNGKVREPEPSENLPSLEFESEFAGEDKSRADNAQTIEGSGSTEKPEAGDTGLSKPEPVYTPQPEYPFIARKRGIEGYVLISAEVSAKGEVLSMEVIEAEPEGVFEDAALEAVGEWRFTESPKASAVRIPVRFELK from the coding sequence ATGCGCTTTACCGCACTGGTCATAGCCGTTGTTCTTAATCTCCTCCTCTTCTATTCCTTAGGCATACTGAACTTTGAGGATGAAACACCTGTACAGCTCCCCAGCGATGAGCCTGTGCGTATAAGAAACGTTAATCCACCCGAAACGGCACCCCCCTCTACTGGCGTTGATGCAGAGCGGAGTCCACTGCCCGGGCTTCCGGAGCCTTCATCTAAACCGGTACGTGAAACAAGCAACGGTAAGGTAAGGGAGCCCGAACCGTCAGAAAACCTTCCATCATTAGAGTTTGAAAGCGAGTTCGCTGGTGAGGATAAGAGCAGGGCGGATAATGCTCAGACCATCGAAGGATCTGGATCAACCGAAAAGCCGGAGGCTGGAGATACTGGTTTGAGTAAGCCTGAACCCGTCTATACTCCCCAGCCGGAGTACCCCTTTATAGCCAGAAAGCGTGGTATCGAAGGTTATGTGCTCATCAGTGCAGAGGTGTCGGCCAAAGGGGAGGTTCTTTCCATGGAGGTTATCGAGGCTGAGCCGGAAGGGGTCTTTGAGGATGCTGCGTTGGAGGCTGTGGGGGAATGGCGTTTCACAGAATCGCCGAAAGCATCGGCGGTTCGTATCCCCGTGAGGTTTGAACTGAAATGA
- a CDS encoding MotA/TolQ/ExbB proton channel family protein has product MVDDIILLCIFGVSVWGWTNGICSLFGIYGKSPDIPLIKRRISSLRTASAVTPLLGLLGTISGLVQVFGIIAGTGSVEPAYLSEGISTALITTQAGLVTAIPAYLAARILDRRAERRGLSLAKV; this is encoded by the coding sequence ATGGTTGATGATATAATCCTTCTCTGTATCTTCGGGGTCTCTGTCTGGGGGTGGACAAACGGCATCTGCTCACTTTTTGGAATATACGGGAAAAGCCCTGACATACCATTGATAAAACGGAGGATTTCCTCTCTCAGAACTGCCTCAGCAGTCACCCCTCTACTGGGGCTTCTCGGAACCATCAGCGGTCTTGTACAGGTTTTCGGCATAATCGCCGGAACTGGCAGTGTAGAGCCCGCCTATCTATCCGAGGGGATCTCCACCGCACTGATAACTACCCAGGCGGGGTTAGTCACTGCTATTCCCGCATACCTTGCCGCCAGAATCCTGGACAGAAGAGCCGAACGCAGGGGGTTAAGCCTTGCGAAGGTATAG
- a CDS encoding tetratricopeptide repeat protein, which translates to MRTVIAFLTILYAVVSFACETAEECYFLGKAAYDDGRFHEALTLIEQAMELSGDGRLYIPAGMSAERAGVYEKAERYYRLAGDDDALRRVMLATGNCEDGLGLYEQKLDAEPDNSTAWRNYAAFAKQCGREHRAEFAERVVSGGGVHGEVDKEPWNLIYTGRYSEAGSAFEGLLSAGDKSGCEGLRVLAVLQGAPEPECAEKGAQP; encoded by the coding sequence ATGAGAACGGTAATCGCTTTTTTGACAATCCTTTATGCTGTTGTCTCCTTTGCATGTGAGACTGCAGAGGAGTGCTACTTCCTCGGTAAGGCGGCCTATGACGACGGCAGGTTTCATGAGGCTCTGACTTTGATTGAGCAGGCCATGGAGCTATCGGGGGATGGGCGGCTCTATATCCCTGCTGGGATGAGTGCGGAAAGGGCGGGGGTCTACGAAAAGGCGGAGCGTTATTACCGCCTCGCCGGTGATGATGACGCCCTTCGGCGGGTTATGCTCGCCACTGGGAACTGCGAAGACGGGCTGGGGCTTTATGAGCAAAAGCTGGATGCGGAACCGGATAACTCAACAGCATGGCGTAATTACGCCGCTTTTGCAAAGCAATGCGGCAGGGAGCACAGGGCGGAATTTGCAGAAAGAGTGGTTTCGGGTGGCGGTGTTCACGGCGAAGTGGATAAGGAACCATGGAATCTCATATACACAGGGAGATACAGCGAGGCTGGGAGTGCATTTGAGGGACTGCTGAGTGCCGGTGACAAAAGCGGGTGTGAAGGGCTGAGAGTGCTGGCCGTTTTACAGGGTGCACCGGAACCTGAATGCGCAGAAAAGGGGGCACAGCCCTAA
- the vapC gene encoding type II toxin-antitoxin system VapC family toxin has translation MKVLVDTSVWSLALRRRSVSDAELRIVDELSGLIQDSRVAILGQIRQELLSGISSEKTFNILREKLSAFDDLPVDTDTYELAARFCNTCRRKGVQGSHVDFFICAAASRNGIPIFTLDNDFNNYSKYIGIEMYGWISK, from the coding sequence ATGAAGGTTCTTGTGGACACATCAGTATGGTCGCTTGCTCTTCGCAGAAGATCCGTAAGCGATGCAGAACTGCGCATTGTTGATGAGCTTAGCGGCCTTATACAGGATTCGAGGGTGGCTATACTGGGGCAGATCCGCCAGGAACTGCTCTCTGGTATATCTTCTGAGAAAACCTTCAACATTCTAAGAGAGAAGCTTAGTGCATTCGATGATCTGCCCGTTGACACAGACACATACGAGCTAGCCGCACGCTTCTGCAACACATGCCGCAGGAAGGGTGTTCAGGGCTCCCATGTGGACTTTTTCATCTGCGCCGCCGCTAGTCGAAACGGCATCCCAATATTCACACTGGATAATGATTTCAATAACTATTCGAAATACATAGGGATTGAGATGTATGGATGGATAAGTAAATAA
- a CDS encoding alanine/glycine:cation symporter family protein: MEGINSLVSYLGGVVWGPYMLVLLLGTGVWLTLSLGFIQIRCLPRALKLIMKRDSSGKGEIPPLQALTTAMSATVGTGNIVGVATALAAGGPGAIFWMWVTAFFGMATKYAEAVLAVTYRKELEDGSTIGGPMYYISEGLKLKWLGAAFAIFGMFASFGIGSMVQCNAVANSMNTAFNIPPIVTGVIVTALTALVIIGGITRIGRVTEKLVPFMAVLYFILVMIIVIMNVDKLGGVIALIIESAFNPVAATGGFAGSVVRDAMRYGVARGVFSNESGLGSAPIAHAAAKTDNAVRQGLIAMTGTFFDTIILCTLTAFAILLTGVWSSGATGSELTGMAFVQSFGGIGDILLAVTLAIFAYSTIIGWSYYGEQCSKFLFGIKFSYFYKAIYCFSVFYGALWKTDFVWNVSDMFNGMMAVPNLIGLLGLSFVLMKVTKEKMKDV; this comes from the coding sequence ATGGAAGGAATCAACAGTTTAGTAAGCTATCTGGGCGGTGTGGTCTGGGGACCCTACATGCTCGTACTTCTACTGGGTACCGGTGTCTGGCTGACACTCTCCCTCGGTTTTATTCAGATTCGCTGTCTTCCCAGAGCTCTCAAGCTCATCATGAAAAGGGATTCAAGCGGCAAGGGCGAGATCCCTCCCCTTCAGGCTCTCACAACGGCAATGTCCGCAACGGTGGGAACCGGAAACATCGTCGGTGTTGCAACAGCACTCGCCGCAGGAGGGCCCGGTGCTATCTTCTGGATGTGGGTAACGGCCTTCTTCGGCATGGCAACCAAGTACGCCGAGGCGGTGCTTGCCGTAACCTACCGCAAGGAGCTTGAGGACGGAAGCACCATCGGCGGACCTATGTACTACATAAGCGAAGGGCTCAAACTCAAGTGGCTCGGAGCGGCATTTGCAATCTTCGGTATGTTCGCTTCCTTCGGTATCGGAAGCATGGTGCAGTGCAACGCCGTTGCAAACTCCATGAATACCGCCTTCAACATCCCCCCTATCGTAACGGGTGTTATCGTAACTGCGCTGACCGCACTTGTTATCATCGGCGGGATCACACGTATCGGAAGGGTAACGGAGAAGCTTGTTCCCTTTATGGCGGTACTTTACTTCATCCTTGTGATGATAATCGTGATTATGAATGTAGATAAGCTCGGCGGTGTAATCGCCCTCATCATCGAATCTGCCTTCAACCCCGTTGCGGCCACAGGCGGATTCGCAGGCTCCGTCGTGCGTGATGCCATGAGATACGGCGTTGCAAGAGGAGTATTCTCCAACGAGTCTGGACTTGGAAGCGCACCCATAGCCCATGCGGCGGCGAAGACGGACAATGCAGTGCGTCAGGGTCTCATAGCCATGACAGGAACCTTCTTCGACACAATAATACTCTGCACGCTTACAGCATTCGCAATCCTGCTGACAGGTGTATGGAGCAGCGGAGCCACCGGTTCCGAGCTAACAGGCATGGCCTTCGTACAGAGCTTCGGCGGCATAGGGGATATCCTGCTTGCGGTAACGCTTGCCATCTTCGCATACTCAACAATCATCGGCTGGTCATACTACGGCGAGCAGTGCTCCAAGTTCCTGTTCGGTATCAAGTTCTCTTACTTTTACAAGGCTATCTACTGCTTCAGCGTATTCTACGGTGCGCTATGGAAAACGGATTTCGTATGGAACGTTTCCGACATGTTCAACGGTATGATGGCCGTACCGAACCTCATCGGCCTTCTCGGGCTCTCTTTTGTGCTTATGAAGGTAACCAAGGAAAAGATGAAAGACGTGTAA
- a CDS encoding glucose 1-dehydrogenase, with translation MEKTVIVTGGAQGIGFSVAEKLYKEGWYVLIADKDPEACKEAMEYFKDSESVLTLVTDVSDEGSVERCVQTALEHFGRLNGLVNNAGIAEPDSGPVKKLSLDDWNRVIGTNLTGAFLMAKYAAPHIKKHNGSIVNISSTRALQSEKNSEAYAASKGGLLALTHSLAVSLGPKVRVNAISPGWINASGLQKSSAGGGYTPTARDHKQHPAGRVGRPEDIAEMVSYLLSDRAGFITGQNFVIDGGMTVKMIYEE, from the coding sequence ATGGAGAAAACGGTCATTGTCACAGGGGGAGCCCAGGGTATCGGCTTTTCTGTAGCAGAAAAGCTTTATAAAGAGGGGTGGTATGTTCTTATTGCGGATAAAGACCCCGAGGCCTGCAAGGAGGCGATGGAGTATTTCAAGGATAGCGAGAGTGTTTTAACCCTTGTCACCGATGTCTCCGATGAGGGCTCCGTTGAAAGGTGCGTTCAGACGGCATTGGAGCATTTCGGCAGGCTCAACGGGCTTGTGAACAATGCCGGTATTGCGGAACCGGACAGCGGACCTGTGAAGAAACTGAGTCTGGATGACTGGAACCGGGTTATCGGAACAAACCTCACCGGTGCATTCCTTATGGCGAAATACGCCGCACCGCACATCAAAAAACATAACGGCTCCATCGTAAATATCTCATCCACAAGGGCATTGCAGTCCGAAAAGAATAGTGAGGCGTATGCCGCTTCCAAGGGGGGTCTTTTGGCTTTGACCCATTCCCTCGCCGTAAGCCTTGGACCGAAGGTTCGTGTCAACGCCATAAGCCCCGGCTGGATAAACGCATCAGGCTTGCAGAAATCATCCGCCGGAGGAGGATATACCCCCACTGCCAGGGATCACAAACAGCACCCCGCCGGCAGAGTTGGCAGGCCGGAGGATATCGCAGAGATGGTCTCCTACCTTCTTTCGGACAGAGCCGGCTTCATAACGGGGCAGAACTTTGTCATAGACGGCGGTATGACCGTCAAGATGATCTACGAGGAGTAG
- a CDS encoding rhodanese-like domain-containing protein, with amino-acid sequence MKKLIFVLIMILTIPALFAQTVDSIKPGKEEGSVDRKWLKKTIKNGIPENIVFIDVRSDMEHEDDPAPNAKNVPVNLFIEDNGCELFLEQIPGDKYVIFVCPYGPRAEESYFNLKDPVEDGGCGYTGNNIFWNDGKVKFKESGIVIK; translated from the coding sequence ATGAAAAAGTTAATATTCGTTCTGATTATGATCCTTACGATCCCTGCCCTCTTCGCCCAAACCGTTGACAGCATTAAACCCGGCAAAGAGGAAGGCTCAGTGGACCGAAAGTGGCTCAAGAAAACCATCAAAAACGGTATACCCGAAAACATAGTCTTCATCGATGTCCGCTCGGATATGGAGCATGAGGACGACCCCGCCCCTAACGCCAAAAACGTACCCGTAAACCTATTCATAGAGGACAACGGCTGTGAGCTATTCCTTGAGCAGATACCAGGGGATAAATACGTAATATTCGTATGCCCTTACGGCCCCAGAGCGGAGGAAAGCTACTTCAACCTTAAAGACCCTGTTGAGGACGGAGGATGCGGCTACACCGGAAACAACATCTTCTGGAATGACGGCAAGGTCAAATTTAAGGAAAGCGGTATCGTTATCAAATAG
- a CDS encoding type II toxin-antitoxin system VapB family antitoxin, giving the protein MASNLAIDTKLLDEALKISGLKTKKDTVNTALKEFIQRRKQIEVIDLFGSVEYGEDYDYKKLRNRE; this is encoded by the coding sequence ATGGCATCTAACCTTGCAATCGACACCAAACTGCTGGATGAGGCACTGAAGATCAGCGGTCTTAAGACTAAGAAAGACACTGTGAACACCGCTTTAAAAGAATTCATCCAAAGACGGAAACAAATTGAAGTAATTGATCTTTTCGGTTCAGTTGAATATGGAGAGGATTATGACTACAAGAAGCTAAGGAACAGGGAATGA
- a CDS encoding DJ-1/PfpI family protein — protein MAAKKILMLVGDFVEDYEVMVPFQILLCVGHDVRAVCPGKAKGDTVKTAIHDFEGDQTYTEKPGHNFMLNETFDDVNTDDYDALVIPGGRAPEYIRLDPKVIEIVQRFAEAKKPIAAICHGPQVLAAAGVIDNVTCSCYPAVAPDVNLAGGTYEPNNETFSNAHVDKNFVTAPAWPAHPEWMKKFLGLLGTKIEL, from the coding sequence ATGGCAGCTAAGAAGATTCTTATGCTTGTGGGAGACTTCGTTGAGGACTACGAGGTTATGGTTCCGTTCCAGATTCTGCTCTGCGTGGGGCATGATGTTAGAGCCGTTTGCCCGGGAAAAGCGAAGGGGGATACCGTTAAAACTGCCATCCATGATTTCGAGGGGGATCAGACCTATACGGAGAAGCCTGGTCACAACTTTATGCTCAATGAAACCTTCGATGATGTGAACACCGATGACTATGACGCACTTGTGATCCCCGGGGGAAGGGCGCCTGAATATATCAGGCTGGACCCGAAGGTTATCGAGATAGTGCAGAGATTTGCAGAGGCGAAGAAGCCCATCGCGGCTATATGCCACGGCCCTCAGGTTCTTGCAGCGGCGGGAGTTATCGATAATGTTACATGCTCATGCTATCCGGCGGTTGCGCCCGATGTTAACCTTGCCGGAGGAACATACGAGCCGAACAACGAAACGTTCAGCAACGCCCATGTGGATAAAAACTTTGTTACAGCACCCGCATGGCCCGCCCATCCTGAATGGATGAAGAAATTCCTCGGCCTCCTCGGCACAAAGATCGAACTCTAA
- a CDS encoding MotA/TolQ/ExbB proton channel family protein: MRYIATALIVILIAVFAHASDWERTGDRILDSAEQRLENLREYNAGSEANLGAMRAEAEKLRREVKDLRAENKVLVERVRALPERDESTGVEDAFAEAFMQGESFNKRARLLGVSFPDPEPPYTAAKLSALLAYYARTAEKATKAEVYRGSFYDQNGDSRTGDILRAGSAGLYAAGPDVYGLLYYDEGINALRLHEGYEGSLQAFLGGESSSLPVDVTGGAVLSSGGLSISSGGVIVYIILALGAIAVLTAVFKFIQLYLLTARTTRAERNEGRVGINTPAGKVLAAYSEAGRGSAEGEFIRISENLLRLLPTMAVIGGVTPLLGLLGTVTGIIKTFGSLENYGAGDISALSGGISEALLTTQAGLAVAVPVLIVHHLLRRKVSAEEAEMERVLAVVSEDGDG; this comes from the coding sequence ATGAGGTATATAGCCACAGCTCTTATAGTCATTCTTATTGCGGTGTTCGCCCACGCTTCGGATTGGGAGAGAACTGGGGACAGGATCCTTGATTCCGCTGAGCAGAGGCTTGAAAACCTGCGGGAATACAACGCAGGAAGCGAGGCAAACCTTGGGGCTATGCGTGCTGAGGCTGAGAAGCTCAGACGCGAGGTTAAGGATCTGAGGGCTGAAAACAAAGTTCTTGTGGAAAGGGTAAGAGCCCTTCCGGAAAGGGATGAGTCCACCGGTGTAGAGGATGCGTTTGCAGAAGCCTTTATGCAGGGAGAGTCTTTTAATAAGAGAGCTAGACTGCTTGGCGTATCCTTCCCCGACCCTGAACCGCCATACACAGCGGCCAAGCTCTCCGCACTGCTCGCCTATTACGCAAGGACTGCAGAAAAAGCCACAAAGGCTGAAGTTTACCGGGGGAGTTTCTATGACCAAAATGGTGACAGCCGTACGGGTGATATCCTCCGGGCAGGCTCAGCAGGGCTTTACGCCGCAGGACCGGATGTTTACGGACTTCTTTACTACGATGAAGGGATAAACGCCCTGCGTCTCCATGAGGGTTACGAGGGGAGTTTGCAGGCATTCCTTGGTGGTGAGAGTTCATCCCTCCCCGTTGATGTGACAGGGGGGGCGGTTTTAAGCAGCGGAGGACTCTCCATCTCTTCCGGCGGGGTAATCGTATACATAATACTCGCCCTCGGCGCAATCGCTGTGCTCACGGCGGTTTTCAAGTTTATACAGCTTTATCTCCTCACAGCCCGAACAACCAGAGCGGAACGCAACGAAGGGCGTGTGGGGATAAACACTCCTGCCGGCAAAGTTCTGGCCGCTTACAGTGAAGCTGGCAGAGGCTCGGCGGAGGGTGAGTTCATACGCATCTCGGAGAACCTTCTCCGCTTGCTCCCCACCATGGCTGTAATAGGCGGGGTAACGCCTCTGCTGGGGCTTCTGGGCACGGTTACAGGCATTATCAAAACCTTCGGCTCCCTCGAAAACTATGGTGCAGGGGACATCTCCGCACTTTCAGGAGGAATATCCGAAGCACTTCTAACCACCCAGGCAGGGCTCGCCGTGGCGGTTCCCGTTCTGATAGTCCACCACCTGCTCAGAAGGAAGGTTTCCGCCGAGGAGGCGGAGATGGAGCGTGTTCTTGCCGTTGTCTCGGAGGATGGGGATGGTTGA
- a CDS encoding DUF3450 family protein, whose product MFTRFFCALVLILFMTAPAAYSAPSDYLERAEETGRLIEAERERSAELTDEGKQLTEEILRLRQEQSRLKTENAYLKSQLKSRAASDVQMDDESVLKVLRTAALSIEKSLSPFCMEESKQLIDNAIESMGDTDLAMGDKLRLVAELYLSAAECESAVELRTGVFNDGSSSFAGTYLRLGSYSTYFIKEDSTACWLIGVGRLDVCRKVADAVMVLRKRIAPDIVTLPVNRGAE is encoded by the coding sequence ATGTTTACCCGCTTTTTCTGTGCCCTTGTATTAATCCTTTTCATGACAGCACCCGCCGCATATTCCGCACCCTCGGATTATCTGGAGAGGGCGGAGGAGACAGGCAGGCTTATTGAGGCAGAGAGGGAGAGGAGTGCTGAGCTCACGGACGAAGGGAAACAGCTGACTGAAGAGATACTGAGGCTGAGGCAGGAGCAGAGCAGGCTTAAAACCGAGAACGCCTACCTTAAATCACAGCTTAAATCTAGGGCTGCATCCGATGTACAGATGGACGATGAAAGTGTTTTGAAAGTTCTGAGAACGGCTGCTCTCTCCATTGAGAAATCACTGAGCCCCTTCTGTATGGAGGAGTCAAAGCAATTAATCGATAATGCCATCGAATCGATGGGTGATACTGATCTGGCCATGGGTGACAAGCTCCGTCTGGTGGCTGAACTTTACCTCTCCGCCGCAGAATGCGAATCAGCAGTTGAGCTCCGCACAGGGGTCTTCAATGACGGGAGCTCCAGTTTTGCCGGAACCTATCTGCGCCTTGGTTCCTACAGCACATATTTCATAAAAGAGGACTCCACCGCCTGCTGGCTTATCGGTGTGGGGAGGCTTGATGTCTGCCGCAAAGTGGCCGATGCGGTTATGGTACTCCGCAAAAGAATTGCGCCGGATATTGTAACGCTCCCCGTGAACAGGGGTGCGGAATGA
- a CDS encoding ExbD/TolR family protein gives MRRYRRRTENEAGMDITPLVDMVFILLVFFIVTAGFVSEKVLDVERPSATNTVDVRGERITVSLGEEGRISVDGEGKTLRSAGLAVEEFLLDNPGASVVVAAHRNSRTEELVRLLDILKSAGAKDIGLSAQPTEE, from the coding sequence TTGCGAAGGTATAGAAGACGCACCGAAAACGAAGCGGGTATGGATATAACCCCCCTTGTGGATATGGTTTTCATACTCCTTGTATTTTTCATTGTCACAGCGGGTTTTGTGAGCGAGAAGGTTCTGGATGTTGAGAGACCCTCCGCAACGAATACCGTTGATGTCCGTGGTGAACGGATAACAGTCTCCCTTGGAGAGGAGGGGCGGATAAGTGTGGATGGAGAGGGGAAAACCCTGCGCAGTGCTGGTTTGGCTGTGGAAGAATTTCTGCTGGATAACCCCGGAGCGTCGGTTGTTGTAGCCGCACACAGAAACAGCCGTACGGAGGAGCTTGTCCGTCTGCTGGATATACTCAAATCCGCCGGAGCAAAGGATATAGGTCTTTCCGCACAGCCCACGGAGGAGTGA
- a CDS encoding ATP-binding cassette domain-containing protein, protein MVQIKDLHKYFGENEVLKGIDIDVAHSEVLAIIGPSGSGKSTLLRCVNHLEEPTQGEIYIEGTLLNDTSLPSKQFQKHLNSVRTNVGMVFQQFNLFPHKTVMENVIEAPVHVLDMPRKKAKKRAVELLEKVGLEDKHNDYPNTLSGGQKQRVAIARALAMEPDIMLFDEATSALDPELVGEVLRVMEDLAKEGMTMLVVTHEMGFADRVADRVVFMADGYIVEEGKPQDIFTEPKEERTQQFLGDILDARENSGIV, encoded by the coding sequence ATGGTACAGATTAAGGATCTTCACAAATACTTCGGCGAAAACGAGGTACTGAAGGGTATCGATATAGATGTTGCCCACAGCGAGGTTCTGGCGATTATCGGACCGAGCGGTTCTGGCAAGAGCACCCTCCTGAGGTGCGTAAACCACCTTGAAGAACCGACTCAGGGTGAGATCTACATAGAAGGTACACTGCTTAATGACACATCGCTTCCCTCAAAGCAGTTTCAGAAGCATTTGAACAGTGTGCGCACAAACGTTGGGATGGTTTTCCAGCAGTTCAATCTTTTTCCTCATAAAACTGTCATGGAAAATGTGATAGAAGCACCGGTACATGTGCTTGATATGCCGAGGAAAAAAGCAAAGAAAAGAGCTGTGGAACTTCTCGAGAAGGTGGGGCTTGAAGACAAGCACAACGATTACCCGAACACCCTTTCCGGCGGGCAAAAGCAGAGGGTTGCCATAGCCCGTGCACTCGCCATGGAACCGGATATCATGCTCTTCGACGAGGCTACCTCAGCGCTTGATCCGGAGCTTGTGGGCGAGGTTCTCCGTGTAATGGAAGACCTTGCGAAGGAGGGGATGACAATGCTTGTTGTCACCCACGAGATGGGCTTTGCGGACAGGGTTGCAGATAGAGTCGTCTTCATGGCGGACGGCTACATCGTTGAGGAAGGAAAACCCCAGGATATCTTCACAGAACCGAAGGAGGAACGCACCCAGCAGTTCCTTGGCGATATCCTTGATGCCAGAGAAAATTCCGGAATAGTATAA
- a CDS encoding NosD domain-containing protein gives MRNYFMVGIRIQGGINNKILNSHVSGCDLGIVIEGSENSTVDGSTVTNCNEGILVVSAIGTEINNTEVINSINSEELKSKKNRKFVIANFRALPIKLFNALWA, from the coding sequence ATTAGGAATTATTTCATGGTAGGAATTCGTATTCAAGGTGGTATTAACAACAAAATTTTAAACTCACATGTGTCTGGTTGTGATTTGGGGATTGTGATTGAAGGTTCAGAGAATAGTACCGTTGACGGATCAACTGTTACAAATTGCAATGAAGGTATTTTAGTTGTTAGCGCTATCGGTACGGAAATAAACAATACTGAAGTAATAAATTCTATTAATTCAGAAGAACTCAAAAGCAAAAAGAATCGAAAATTTGTAATTGCAAATTTTCGAGCTCTACCAATCAAATTATTTAATGCACTATGGGCTTAG